In the Desulfuromonas sp. DDH964 genome, TCTGAAGATCGACGGCAAGGCGGTGCAGATCGAGAAGGGCGCGACGATTCTGGCCGCGGCCGAAAAGATCGGGGTCACCATCCCCACCCTCTGTTTCCTGAAGAAGGTCTCGCCGACCGGCGCCTGCCGCATCTGTGTCGTCGATATCGCCGGGGTCGATAAGCCGATGACCGCCTGCAACACGGTAGCGGTCGAAGGCATGGCGGTCACCACCCAGTCCGAGCGCCTGGCCAAGATCCGGCGCCAGGTCGTCGAACTCCTCCTGGTCAACCATCCCCTCGACTGCCCGGTCTGTGATGCCGGCGGGGAGTGTGACCTGCAGAATGTCTGCTACGCCCAGGATGTCACCAGCCAGCCCTTTGGGGCCGAGGATGTCAACCCCGGCGTCATCGATCGCTGGCCGCTCATCCAGCAGGTTCCCAACCGCTGTATCCTCTGCGAGAAGTGCGTCAAGGTCTGTCACGAGGTGGTCGGGTCGAGTGCGCTCTTCGTCAACGACAAGGGCGACCGCGCCTTTATCGACAAACATCTCGATCTCTGCGAATTCTGCGGCAATTGCGTACAGGTCTGCCCCACCGGTACCATGATCTCCAAGCCTTTCAAGTTTCGGGCCCGTCCCTGGGAACTGCGCAAGGTTGCTTCGGTCTGTACCGCCTGCGGCAGCCACTGCCAGGTCGATCTCAACGTCAAGCAGGACGAGGTCTATCGGGTCACCTCCGAGGACGGAGTCACCCGCAATGACGGCAACCTCTGCATCGGTGGTTTCTTCGGCACCGACTATCTGCGTTCCCCGGCGCGCCTCACCTCCCCCCTGGTCAAGCAGGGGGAGAGTCAACAGCCGGCGAGCTGGGATACGGCGCTTGCTCTCATCGTCGAACGGCTGCAGTCCCTGGGCGCCGCCAAGGGGGAGGCGGTGGCCGGCCTCGCTTCACCACGCCTGACCAACGAGGAGAATTACCTTTTCCAGAAACTCTTCCGGGTGCTGCTCGGCAGCAACAATATCGATTCCGAGGCCCGCTTCGGCGCCCTGCGCAGTAATGGCGTACTGCGCCAGGCCCTCGGCCTTTCCGGGGCGAGCAACCGGATCGATCGAATCGGCGCGGCGGAAGCGGTCCTGGTATTCGGCTGCGATGTGACCGCCGAGGCGCCGGCTATCGACTGGCAGATCGAACAAGCCTGCCGCAAGCGTGACGGCAAGCTGGTGCTGGCCGGACAACGGGGGGTCAAACTCGACCGCCATGCTCACACCGTATTGCGCTATCGGCCCGGCAGTGAAGCGGCCCTGGCTACGGCCCTGGCCCGCATGATCCTTGATGCCGGACTCGCCGACAAGGCCTATCTGCAGCAGTATGTCGGCAACGGCGACGAGCTGCTGACCGGTCTGCAAGGGGTCGATCTGGCGGCGACGGTTGCCGCCACCGGCCTGGCGCCGGAGCTGATCGACGAGGCGGCCCGTTATCTCGGCGCGGCCAGGAGCGTCGCCCTCATCTTCGGTGCCGACATCAGCAAGGGGCCGGAAGCGGAAGCCGCCACGGCGGCCCTGGCCAACCTCGCCCTGGTCTGTGGCGCCCTGCACGGTGAGATCGGCGGTCTCTTCCCGGTCGACGAAAAAGGGAACATGCAGGGCCTGCTCGATATGGGCGTCTGCCCCGAAAACCTCCCCGGACAGCAGGCGTTTGCCACGTCCAAGGCGGCCTTCGAACAGGTCTGGGGGGCCACTCTGCCCACCGCGGGGAGGGATGCCCTGGCTATTCTCGAGGGGATCGAAAAAGGCGAAGTCCGCTTTCTCTACCTGGCGGCGACCAACCCCCTGGTCTCTTTTCCCGAGGCGGGGCGCTGGCGCAAGGCCCTGGCAAAGGTCGAGTTCCTCGTGGTGCAGGATATCCTCGCCTCCGAGCTGACCGCCCTCGCCGATGTCGTCCTCCCGGCAGCTGGTTTCGCGGAAAAGAATGGCACCGTCACGTCTCTCGACCAGCGCATCAACCGCCTGGTCCGGGCGACCGGAGCGCCTGGCGCGGCGCGGGAGGATTTTGCCATCCTCGCGGAGCTCTACCAGCGCCTGGCCGGCACCAGCCAGATCCCCCAGCTCGACCAGGTCGCCAGCGAGATCACGGCCCTGGTCCCCTCTTACGCCGACACCTGCTTCCCCACCAAGGATGCCCGTTCCGGGCTCAAGGCGCCCTTTGCTCCGGCTCCCGGCAGCCTTCGTTTCACCCCGGTGGTCCTGACTGCGCCCAACGCCACCGGGCCGCAACTGGTAACCGGGAAGGTCCTCTTCCATTTCGGAACCACCACCACCTTCGCCAACGGCTGCCTGGCCGTGGCACCCTCCGGCTACGTCGCCATGAGCCCCCGTGATGCCGAGGCCCTGGGGGTCAAAGATGGTGGACGGGTCAAACTTACCTCGGGTTCCGGGTCGCTGCTGGCACCGGTCAAGCTCAGTGCCCAGTTGCCCGACGGTCTGCTGTTCGCGCCCTGTCACTTTGCCGATACCCCGGTGCAGCAACTGCTGACCGCGGCCGGCAACCGGGTCTCCGTCCAGGTGGCCAAAGCTTGACCTTGCCACTTTTTCTGCCGTACTATCAGGGCGCCGCCGGGATTCTCCCGGCGGCGCCCCTTTCACTTGGCCGGGAGTCAGCCATGGAAACCACCTTCTGGGATTATCAGGACCAGGTCGCGTATCACAAGGAAAAGGCCAACAAGGTGCAATTGGCGGAAACCCCGCACTCGCGCACCACGCTCTGGTGCCTTCTGCCGGGGCAGCATATCCACCCGCATGAACATGCCGGAGATCATATCTGGATCGTGCTCGAGGGGGAAGGGACCTTCCTCGGCGCTGGCGGGCCGCGTCCGGTTGGTCCGGGAACCCTGCTGGTCGCGCCCCAGGGGCGCCCCCATGGGGTTGAAAACAAGTCGCAAGAAGGGTTGGTCTTTGTCAGTATCTCGGCAGGCTGACCCCTCTCCGCCCGCGGTGGCTGGACGAAAACCCTTGGCTTCAGGGCGTGGCCCTGGCCATAAAATCGGACGCTACAGCAGCGGCCGCCCGGGAAAGGGCGGCCG is a window encoding:
- a CDS encoding molybdopterin-dependent oxidoreductase, which codes for MVNLKIDGKAVQIEKGATILAAAEKIGVTIPTLCFLKKVSPTGACRICVVDIAGVDKPMTACNTVAVEGMAVTTQSERLAKIRRQVVELLLVNHPLDCPVCDAGGECDLQNVCYAQDVTSQPFGAEDVNPGVIDRWPLIQQVPNRCILCEKCVKVCHEVVGSSALFVNDKGDRAFIDKHLDLCEFCGNCVQVCPTGTMISKPFKFRARPWELRKVASVCTACGSHCQVDLNVKQDEVYRVTSEDGVTRNDGNLCIGGFFGTDYLRSPARLTSPLVKQGESQQPASWDTALALIVERLQSLGAAKGEAVAGLASPRLTNEENYLFQKLFRVLLGSNNIDSEARFGALRSNGVLRQALGLSGASNRIDRIGAAEAVLVFGCDVTAEAPAIDWQIEQACRKRDGKLVLAGQRGVKLDRHAHTVLRYRPGSEAALATALARMILDAGLADKAYLQQYVGNGDELLTGLQGVDLAATVAATGLAPELIDEAARYLGAARSVALIFGADISKGPEAEAATAALANLALVCGALHGEIGGLFPVDEKGNMQGLLDMGVCPENLPGQQAFATSKAAFEQVWGATLPTAGRDALAILEGIEKGEVRFLYLAATNPLVSFPEAGRWRKALAKVEFLVVQDILASELTALADVVLPAAGFAEKNGTVTSLDQRINRLVRATGAPGAAREDFAILAELYQRLAGTSQIPQLDQVASEITALVPSYADTCFPTKDARSGLKAPFAPAPGSLRFTPVVLTAPNATGPQLVTGKVLFHFGTTTTFANGCLAVAPSGYVAMSPRDAEALGVKDGGRVKLTSGSGSLLAPVKLSAQLPDGLLFAPCHFADTPVQQLLTAAGNRVSVQVAKA
- a CDS encoding cupin domain-containing protein, encoding METTFWDYQDQVAYHKEKANKVQLAETPHSRTTLWCLLPGQHIHPHEHAGDHIWIVLEGEGTFLGAGGPRPVGPGTLLVAPQGRPHGVENKSQEGLVFVSISAG